In the Prosthecomicrobium sp. N25 genome, one interval contains:
- a CDS encoding histidine kinase — MPSLLKFLAVVGILAGLGFAGVYILANYVEPKPRDITIRIPSERFREP; from the coding sequence ATGCCCAGCCTTCTCAAGTTCCTCGCCGTGGTCGGCATCCTCGCGGGCCTCGGCTTCGCGGGGGTCTACATCCTCGCCAACTACGTCGAACCGAAGCCCCGGGACATCACCATCCGCATCCCGTCGGAGCGGTTCCGCGAGCCCTGA
- a CDS encoding shikimate kinase, translating into MQGGVRAGEEERVGRLVERLGDRSIVLIGMMGAGKTTVGRRLAQRLQLPFVDADVEIEKAAAKTIPEIFAEHGEPYFRDGERRVILRLLGEGPQVLATGGGAYMNAETRDAIARRGISVWLKADFEVLAARVRRKSNRPLLETADPDATIRRLMTDRYPVYALADLTIHSRDVAHDIVTDEIMTALEHHFEDKPA; encoded by the coding sequence ATGCAGGGCGGTGTCAGGGCGGGCGAGGAGGAGAGGGTCGGCCGGCTGGTCGAGCGTCTCGGCGATCGGTCGATCGTCCTCATCGGCATGATGGGCGCCGGCAAGACCACCGTCGGCCGTCGCCTCGCCCAGCGCCTGCAACTGCCTTTCGTGGACGCCGACGTGGAGATCGAGAAGGCGGCCGCGAAGACCATCCCTGAAATCTTCGCGGAGCACGGCGAGCCCTATTTCCGCGACGGCGAGCGGCGCGTCATCCTGCGCCTCCTCGGCGAGGGTCCCCAGGTCCTGGCGACCGGCGGCGGCGCCTACATGAACGCCGAAACCCGGGACGCCATCGCGCGGCGGGGCATCTCCGTCTGGCTCAAGGCGGACTTCGAGGTGCTGGCCGCCCGCGTCCGCCGCAAGTCGAACCGTCCGCTCCTCGAGACCGCCGACCCGGACGCCACGATCCGCCGCCTGATGACGGACCGCTACCCCGTCTACGCCCTCGCCGACCTCACCATCCACTCCCGCGACGTCGCCCATGACATCGTCACCGACGAGATCATGACCGCGCTCGAGCACCACTTCGAGGA